One window of Arvicola amphibius chromosome 6, mArvAmp1.2, whole genome shotgun sequence genomic DNA carries:
- the LOC119817740 gene encoding noncompact myelin-associated protein — MTTATTLGDAVFSLNMTRGEDFLYKSSGAIVAAIVVVVIIIVTLVLILLKMYNRRMRTRRELEPKSPKPPVPPALDPNSNGSQQPATVTFNPADIQVETR, encoded by the exons ATGACCACAGCCACCACTTTGGGGGACGCCGTCTTCTCACTGAACATGACCAGAGGAGAAGACTTCTTGTATAAGA GTTCTGGGGCCATCGTGGCTGCCATTGTGGTGGTCGTCATCATCATTGTCACCTTGGTTCTCATCCTGTTGAAGATGTACAACAG GAGAATGAGGACCAGGCGGGAGTTGGAGCCCAAGAGCCCGAAGCCACCTGTACCTCCTGCCCTGGACCCAAACAGCAACGGCAGCCAGCAGCCTGCGACTGTGACCTTTAACCCTGCAGACATCCAAGTGGAGACCCGGTGA